CAAAAAATGGAAATTAAAAGAAAGTACTGAACTGTGTGAAACTGCGAAAGATTAAACATGGCTGAAAAATATGAAGTCAAaaccaaaaagaaacaaaaaagacaaattcaaaaaatgttgctAGGAAAATTATGAGAAATTCAAATTGTTCAAATATGGACGCTTAAAATTGTTGAAAtaaatcccaaaatttctagtactCGCCTCCCACctcttttctcgcaaaaaaaattaTATAGAAGCTCTCTCTTGAAAACAAAAAATAAGGCATTTCACAAACAAATTAGTATGAAAATCCTAGATatgtagaaaaaagaaaaaaccgtACGTGTTCAACTTAAAAATAAAGTCATGAAATACCTTATAGGGAAAAATGGATCGGTTTTATTTCCCCTGTTTCTAAAAAATATACacagaagttcaaaataaaaaagttgagtagttcaaattaaaataacaaagtAGTTTGACATTTGAAACAACTCATTTTTTCTGTTACTAAATAATGAGAAGTTCAAACAAAAAATACAACACTTTAAAATTATAAAAAAGGTTTTTCACCATTTTCTAAATAAAAAACTCAAGACGTTCAAACATAAATAACGGATCGGTTCAATATTTATTATAAAACTATGATTTTtccgttactaaaagaaataaaccaagaagtccaaattactaGAATACATTAGTTCAGTATTTATAATAAACTCAGATATTTTGTTGTTACTTTAAATAATaatcaagaagttcaaattaaaacaaACAAAATAGTTCCATGTATACGACAAACTCAAAATTAGTTTCGATTCTAGGAAAACTAAAAGTATGAAGTTAAATTTTCTAAGAAAATTGTTTGATGCTTATTAAAAACCATATATTTTTTAAgatgttcaaattgaaataacagagaagtccCAAATTTATAAAACAAAAACTCAGACTTTTTCTCAATCTTAAataataaaatgaagaatttcAAATAAAAAAGGAACAAACTAAAAAAGTTTAAAAAGAAATATCCCAttaaaaaaactagaagttcaaactgAAATAACGATGTGGTTCGATGTTTATTAAAAAAATCTAGGATTTACCCTTTTCAAATACATAGATATATTTTATTATTAAAGAATCAACCATGAATTCAAATTGAAAAAGCAGTCAAATTCCATGTATATTTAAAAATCAataacaattctttactcaaaaataaaaaaatgtgaagttcaaattaaaaaacacAAAAGTCCAAAGTATATTAAAACATATGATTTAAAAGTTTTGCTTAATTTCAATGAGTGTTTTTGGAGTTATGGGTAGAAAGGCAGAGAGAAATTCAAAGTGAAAACAATCACTGGTTTAACTACTACGTGGATTGTGTTTCATATAAGAAAACGCAATAAAAATGTAAAGTCTAGAAATACTTTTGCTAGAAGTTTAGGTGGTCGGCcgaggaagttcaaaaattcttgtgaaggTGGTTCACCGTGTATATACTAGTGCGAAAACACACAGAAAATGATTTTTTGTgtgtttaaaataattctctcaatccattTTTTATATTACATGTTAAAAAAATGGAAAAATGATGTTGTTTTGCCATTTTTAATATTGCTCTCAAACGAAAACAAATTTGTAACAAgtgtctacatgaaaaagttgctcctacccataagctttccaacggtatattatatgcTACATTCCGACGTATGGTTTAAAAGTTTCATGTATACCAATTAAAACGCGTTTTTATGTATTGAAAAAATTATTTTGAACCATcaagagtatgaaaaaatgatcaacatggaaaagttgcctgttttcaacagctttccatcggtatatcatttgctcaaaTCCGGTAAGTGGTTGTGGAGTTATGGGTAAAAAACAACACGTGAAGAACAGAGTGAAGATCAAAAAAGAACTGCTCCAGAAGTTCAACCTCTCCACGAAGTGCATTTTTGGCGACTCTCTTTTTCCGATGAAGGCAGAATGCATGATCTCAAAAGTTCAGATTGATAATTGCCACAAGTttatgtactacatggtgtgtgtttaatatgagaaaaatgaattaaaaggcAAGATCTCGTGATAAAACTGTTGAGAAGTTCAAAATAAAACCATGAAATTCCTTATAGGGACAAACACATCGGTTTTGTTTTCCACGTTTATAAAACTAAATACacagaagttcaaaataaaaatgttgagaagttcaaattcaattaaataaagtagttcaacattTAAAACATCTTAGATTTTTTTCATTACTAAAATATGCTCAAAACAAGTCTTAGCATGTTCAAAACAAGTCTTAGCATGTTCAAAAAATGCTCTTAACTAGTCATGATTTGTTAAAAAAATCCTTTCCAATGCTATCATTTGCTCAAATTCGACGAGTGCTTTGGGAGTTAAGGACAACTTTTTAcagagaagttcaaattgaaaacGGCCAGAAGTTCACGTGCTGCATGGTGTGTGTTTTCATatgagaaaaaagaataaaaatttaAAGTATAAAAATTTCACTGCTAGAAGTTCAGGTGCTCAACACGGGGAAGTTCAAAAACTTCTTGTGAGAGAGGCAATCGGCACTATATATCAGTTGTGCAACTCTGATGAACGGGTGAGAAATTACGAACAAAAACACATGGTAGAAGTTCAAGTGAAAAACAGCGAGAAGTGcaatgattatagaaaacttagatttttctcgttattaaagaatgaaaaaaaagaatttcaaaaataaaacaacaagaagttcaacttttaaaaatagagtgcttcaaaatttcataaaaagattaaagaaataaaatcaggaagtccatattaaaaagatgaagaagttCGATGATTGTAGAAAACTCAAatttttctcgttattaaagattggaaacaagaagttcaaaaataaaaaacaataagttcaacttttaaaaatagagcgcttcaaaattttataaaaaaggattaagaaattcagataaatatttataaaaaactcagatattttcacgtaaccgagagaagttcgattgataactgtcagaagttcacgtactacacggtgtgcattttgtattaaaaaggaataaaaaagcaaagactaaaagttttgttgttataagtgcaACTCCTTGGTcaaagaaagttaaaaaaattattatgagaggggtttgtacaaaaggagtatcatttgtgtaacactaacgaatggatgagaaaattacaaacgaaaatacatcacagaagttcaacatgtaaacagcatgaagttcaactactacactgaatgaatttcagatgaaaaacttttaaaaccatcgcgagtatgaaaaaacgatcaacacgggaaagttatgtgcttacagcagttttccaccggtatatcacttgctcaattttggtgagtggatggagagttatgagtagtggatggagacctacgagcaaaaaatccatgtgaaaaacagagtgaagttcaggtacacgcgtcgAGAAGTTCaggtcttcacgcggtgcattttcgaagaatctgtttcgcgatagaggcagaacgaatgatcccgccgttttcaaaattacttgaaaacggctaagaatcagagaaaaccatcaacatgaaaaagtttcgcattttccttagctttccaaaggtatattatttgcccaattctgataaagtttgtagaaattacggcgaaagtACATTTTTCGCCATTTtccaaactgacttaaaaccgtaaagaattgggagaaacaatacataccaaaaagtttcgcatttgttcaacctttccaacaccatatcatttgctgcattcggacgcacggctaaaaaattagcttgaaaatacgaactcggtaggacttggaccattttctaaattactcttaaaccattcaaaattagaaaaaaaactttcaagatgaaaaagtagcacattttcataagctttccaacgccttatcatgtgcctccattggattagccgtttagaaatgacatcgaaaaacgaactcagctgttcggtttacgaaattttacgttttttcaaattactctttaaccattgggaattagagaaaactttcaacatgtggaaggagcggttttgcagcagctttctaatgccatattatatgcctcattccgataaacggtttagaattgcgatagaaaatacgattcacgttttttgtgcgaagagaaaatggttttcaaaactgatCTTAAATCGCTTACATTTTGTCAAAATTTTAActtggtcatgatactggtgtccatagctttccaacggtatatcgcaagccccatttcggcaatgttggcggaagttcaacctagttcatagggaagttcaacgtactactagcggggcaggtcaggttgtgatcagaatattattctgatcccgtaatCAGAATAGTGTATATATATCACATTGAGAAATGGAAAAAGGCCGAGAGGGCTGAGAAACAATGTAGCATTTGTGTAACCAAGGAGGAGAGCCTCACGACAAAGCTAGCTAGTTCTCTTCCTTGGTacatgggtgtgtgcgtgtgtgtgtgtgtttggaatATCTTCAATGTGTGTGTTCTTGAGAGAAACaaccagagaaagagagagagagagagagagagagagagagagagagagagagagagttgtgaGAGCCAgcaagaggtagaagaagaagcggcGTTGCAAGGAGGCGGCGTCAACACTTGGTATTCAGAGCCTTGTCGATCCGGCGGCGCAGTCTGACTCCATGTGAGGTGGAGGATGACGGCgcgaggaggccggcggcggcgcgatgcCGATGATAGCCGGTTGAGGTGCGGTGTCGCGACATGATGATGGAGGGGTGGTCGGCGTCGCGAAGGCGTCGTCCACTTCAAGAGGGGATCTCTGCGTGTGGCAAGTCGGTGTGGTGGCAGGCGCTGCGACGGCGTCATCCACGACTACACGGCCTGGTAATTGGCGTTGCGAGGACGTCATGCACGACAAGATAATGTTTCTCCATTCACATGAAAAACATGCTCATGTATATCAAAACTTTTTAGGGTTAAACCATATGTTAACTTGTTTCACTCATGATTTCCTAACAATGAGGTTGTCATCATTTTTCTAGGAAAGTCGATACAACATACAAAATGTATAGTGAAATACACTCGTACCGCCACAGGCTGAAAGCAACGCATCAATCACATCTCTCATTTTGCTCGCTCCAGAAGCAAGTTATATGCTCTCATGATGCCCAAGTCGTGCAATAGGAGTCCATTATATCCCGAGCTAGTCCGTTGTGTGCTCCCATACATGTGATTTCTCATCTACCTCACCAGAGAAATAAATCCTTCCTTCCAACAATAACTGACATCCACATCGATTGATTGCTAAGAGGTCATCCACGACAACACGATGCCTTTGTGATATTTTTCCTTGCAACTCTGTCTACTACTCCCGTCAAAGAAAAAACGTCCACCATGTGCCAGATCAAACCTAGACATAGGAAACTAGTGCTCCTTGCATGCCCTCACCAAACTAGTTGTTTGTTAAGGAGTCTAAACCAAACGGACCGCAATTCAACCGTCACAACAAAAATTATCGTCATGACCAAGACCTAATCCAAACAAGAAGCAAAGTTGGACCATTTATGGAGTGACACATGTCATGCATGGTAAAActtttcctttccttttatttttatttgtatATGTTTACAATAAATTATCCATTGATAACGATTAAGGGCAAAAAAGACTATCAATGTTCTTATTGTCCTCTAATGTAGGGTGGCACTAACAACGCGAGTGAGATTGATGCTTCTACTATGGAAGTCATCAAACTTGGTGGATACGTCCGACACAACAATGTTCAAGAAGGATCAGGAGAAATATTGCCCAAAGCCATCATGATTTAGAACAAATTTCTTGTCAATGGAAAAGAAAGAAGCAAAGATTTCATCAGTGGAGAGGCAAGAAGGCAGAGAATGAGAATTGGTATAAAGGGTGATGATACATGTCCAAAGCTCCAGGAGCATGTCGATGTCGACCCAAGCAAATTGCCAAATAAGTCATTGAGGAGGTGGCTTTATCGAGATATCCAAGCAAATTGtcaaagtcaatgatgatgtaggtcaTTACTTTGAAAAAAATAACTACTTCAGGGTGATCCCATGTCTCCAATGTAATTTAACATTGTTGCTGGCATGTTCGCAACTTTAAATAATCGCACGAAGCAGGAAGGTTAGATTGCGAGAGTTGTGccacaccttgtggatggtggcctctctattATGCAATATGTTGATGATACGATTCATGTTATGGATAAGACTCGAAACCTCGAATTCTTGCTTTCAACGTCCGACTAAATGTTTGTTATTGATcttaacttccataaaagtgaataGTTCTGCTTTGGAGAGGTCAGTGAGGCAGCAGCTGATTACACTGACTTGTTTGGTTGTGCGCAAGGCCATTTTCTGATTAAATATTTGGGAATTCTAAATCATTATCGGTGCTCACTAATGCGGGGTGAAAAGATGTAGAGGTGTGGTTAGGAAAATGGTTGAGTAGTTCGAAAGGAAAATTGCTCTCTTTAGGAGGAAGACTTGTCTTGATCAATTATGTCTTCAtaaatatggttctctatatgctttctttTTCCCGACTCCCAAAATGGGTCTTACAAAAGCTGAATTATTTTAGATCCATATTATTTTGGCAAGGAGATAGTGAAAAGAAAATGTATAGGCTGGCCAAATGGAGCATGGTTTTTATGCCGAAAGAACAAGGTGGTGTTGGCATTCTTGACCTGTAGGTCAAGAATGATGCCttacttagtaaatggttgttcaaacaACTTCCTGGAGATGGCGTTTGGAAAACCTTTTTGGTAGGCCAACAAATTGTGCCTCAGGCTTATTGGAAACCTAGTGGCTCACaaatggcggcaaagaaacatctTTTCCGTTTTGTATCATTTGCTGTAAAATTAAGATGCATCGGAGATTCCTTTCTGGGAGAAGAAGTGGTCAGGCAATGACAGCCTCCGAGAATAATATGCACCTTTTTACTACATTACTCATGATAAGAATGATACTCTTGTCCAGGTGCTCAGTTCATTTCCGCCTGATATTTCTTTCAGGAGTGATTTGATTGGCCTCCATCTTATGTCATGGCAATATCTTGTATCCCGATTGGATTGGATTAACCTGACGCAAGAACACAATATGTTTCGTTGGAATCTGACTACATCTGGGTCATTCACAATAGTCTCTATGTATCGTGTGCTCACGCATTTAGATGTCCCAGTGGATAATAACAAGAAAATTTAAAAATCGAAGTTTCCTCTCAAATTTAAAATTTCCATGTGGTATATTCGAAAGAGAGTTGTGCTAACCAAAGAAAACCTTGTCGGTCGCAATTGGCAAGGAAGCAAGACGTGTAGCTATCGTAATCACGATGAGACAGTCAAACACCCTTTTTGAAGAGCAAGTTTGGGTGTTCTACGTTGTCAGTAATCCAAATAGCGTCCAATTTGTATCCTCCCAAAGTGTTGCAAATATTTTTGGTCATTCGTTGGATGAtgtttcaaataggttcaaaatgCTAATAAGGCTGGGATTGTAtgccttattatggttgctttggcTATGTAAAACTGATTTGGTTTTTACTTTCAAAGATGCTTCTCGTTTGTAGGTTACTTTCCGTTGTACGTACTCTCTTTGTACATTGTCTACACTATACCAAACAGAATACCAACCGTTGTTTAAGGCATTGTGTATGCAGTTGGAGCTGGTGACCAGGGAGGTTTTACTGAACATGGCTGGCGCCATAATCTTATATCGGTCTACCAAAACCTTCGAAGTAGGCATAGTGTTGGTCCAGTATGACTCTGTTGTTGCTGATATGTAGGGTTTTTATTTCCTTTTGTAAGGCTGCTGGTGTTTGGTTGTGtgtcttagttatgcagaggccaggTGTTGCTTATCATGTTTCATATCTGGTTGATGCTACATTTGCCTTAATCAATGCGCCCTTTATCAAAGACGCTAACATAATCACAGTTGTAACCTTGTTAATTGTCGTTATTCAACTAGCAAGATCTTTGTACACATGAGAATAAATCTCATCCGTATGATGATTATGTCAGGTCCACTCGCTCTCTTGGAGACACAAATTTGGCGAAAGTTGCTCAGGTATGTCTCTAAGGAGCTTGGGGCGTCTGTGCATATATGCATAGGGGAAGTTGAGATGATGAAGGTAAGTCTTGAGTTGTCCAGTTTAGGAAGCTTGGTGAGATTATAATCCATTAATCAATTACTATTAGCCATTGGCCATTAGCTAGCTCGATAGTCGGTAGGAATTACCACCCATTGATGTTAATCCACTAGAAATCTAGCTATGCACGAGGTGAGATTCATGCACCCTCTCGTACCAGCTGACAACTCATCACACCCTCGAACTTTATTGGCATGCATATATATAGCTAGTATTTGCTAGTGGATTAATGGTAATGGGGCAGTAATTGCAATTGAGCTAGCTAATGGCTAATGGGTAATTAATTGATTATGATTCCATCAAAGTCTTTCTAGATTGGACACATGACAACTCATCGCCATCATCTCGACTCTTCTGACAGGAGTTGCCATGAgctcatttgaaaagtttaaatttCGGAAACAAAATTTTTTTGGAATGCCACACTAAATAACCGAATTTTTGAGATTTGGACAATTGATGTTGAATTATTCAATCAAAGTTCACTGACATGACAATAAATTTTGATATAATTCAAATTTAGTTTAAATTTAATACGAATATAGTATGTAACTTCGAACTTACAATGATTTCAGTTACGTACACATCAGAGGCAATGCATTGGCATCACTCATCTCATGTGCTTGTCTCTCTACTACTGAATGAACACTGTATACGCCAAGTTGTCACGCGTGTTCCAGGTTACAAATGTTTCGATACCAACTGAAAATAACAAAAGTTCAgacttttttatttttgaaatactGAACCTTTCTCATATCTTATCATACCCGTCACAACTCAGCGTGTCTTAATTCAATAGCAAGCGTGACCAGAGACCTGAGGTGAGGAACAAACTAACCATGCATTGAGCTCATGTCCTATCGTACACATCCAAATTCCGAGGTTAAAACAAATATTACCTCCAAGATTCGTGTCAAAAAAACCCAAAATTCCATCAAAACTTCAATGGAAATAATGAACCCTGCTCAGATCTTTTCGCGCGCGTGACAACTCATGGGCAGAGAAGAGTGATAAAAATTGCATCGGCGATGATGAGTTGTCATGTACAGGGGCAATTCCTCCTCGTCTTGATCTCTCCGCTGCTATATAAACACCGATCCTCGAGTAGTAGCCGCACACGTTCCTACCTCCACGCAGTCTCTAGTCTCTGGCATGGCAACGGCAACGGCAACGGCGCCGCGGCGGAGGGCAAGCATGGGGCGGCAGAAGATCGAGATTCGGAAGATCGAGAGCGAGGAGGCGCGGCAGGTGTGCTTCTCCAAGCGCCGGGCGGGGCTGTTCAAGAAGGCGAGCGAGCTGGCCGTGCTGTGCGGCGCCGAGGTTGCTGCCGTCGTCTTCTCCCCCGCAGGCAaggccttctccttcggccaccccTCCGTCGAGGCCATCCTCGACCGCTTCGTCCCCTCCGCGGCGCAGCATCCCGGGGCGGTGGTGGCCGGCGCGGGCCTAGGCGCCGCTGGTGACCGCAACCTGGCGGAGCTGAACCGGCAGTACGGCGAGCTGCGCACGCAGCTGGAGGCCGAGAAGGCGCGCAAGGAGCGCGCCGAGGAGGCCATGGCAAAGGAGCGCGCCGCGGGCAACCAGATGGCGGCGTGGCTCGACGCCGACCTGCGCGACATGGGGGAGGAGGAGCTGATGGCCTTCGCCGCCGCGCTGGTCGAGGTGCAGGCCGCCGTCTCGGAGCGTGCCAACCAGGTGCTCCAGGAGGCGCTGAACGTCGGCCGCTCCAGGAGCGCCAGCCGCATGCTCCAGGCGCCCCCACtgcaccaacagcagcaacagctcgcCGGGGGCGGTACCTTCGAGTTGGGTGGCACCAGCACCAACGCCGGGATGGAGATACAGCAAATGCTCCTGGCGATGCCTCCGCCGCCCCCGCCGGGGTTCGCGCCAGGAATGGACATGGTGCAGCACGGCGGATTCCCCTACTGAGGAAGTGGAAAGAAGATGAATGATCCATCTATCTGGATGCATGATGCATATGCaatcttgttttgtttttttttttcacttttattGTCGTTGCGTTGTGCAACGCAACATACTGGGTCCTTCAATTGTGATTTGTCTCGGTACTCGAGATTAATGAAATAAAAGCCCTTGTTTACTTATCTCTGCTGGCAACATTGCAAAGATGCATGCAAGAATGTTTTCTGTCAATCAGTACTCGTTATAAGCTTGTTAAGATGGTGGATCTGTAAGATTTGCACAATGAAAATGGCCTTAATTAGTTTTGGCAACAGATAATGCATAACACACGTGTTATGTTCATCCCAATTTCTGGACAGTCTACACAAAACTGAGCAAACTAGTTTTTTTTCAACACAGtacaaacgtctcctcccactgaaagcacatTACCGGAAATCCTAAAATGAATTCAAgaataatgcgagcaccgggacttgaaCTCTGATGTGCTGAgaataccactgtccctctaaccatccaaccacgggTTGGTTCGCACTGAGCAAACTAGTTGATAGACACAAGGGTAGGAATTGTTTTATGAGATAAGTATGCCCAACAAAATTGAAGGTACGGCCCCAATGAAATAAAAAGGTTAAGGGACAAACGAAGCCAAGCAAATAGTTAAGGAGAAATAAAGTTTTACTTTCAAAAATAGATAACAAAATGTGATGCCTCATTTGCAG
The Triticum dicoccoides isolate Atlit2015 ecotype Zavitan chromosome 3A, WEW_v2.0, whole genome shotgun sequence genome window above contains:
- the LOC119273341 gene encoding agamous-like MADS-box protein AGL61 — its product is MATATATAPRRRASMGRQKIEIRKIESEEARQVCFSKRRAGLFKKASELAVLCGAEVAAVVFSPAGKAFSFGHPSVEAILDRFVPSAAQHPGAVVAGAGLGAAGDRNLAELNRQYGELRTQLEAEKARKERAEEAMAKERAAGNQMAAWLDADLRDMGEEELMAFAAALVEVQAAVSERANQVLQEALNVGRSRSASRMLQAPPLHQQQQQLAGGGTFELGGTSTNAGMEIQQMLLAMPPPPPPGFAPGMDMVQHGGFPY